From the Acidimicrobiales bacterium genome, the window TGTCGACGTCGTCGTGCTGCCAACCGGCGCGCCGGTTGGTGAAGACGACCGCGTAGTAGGGCGGCTCGGGGGTGCGGGTCATGACAGGACCGTAGGGTCAGAGTCCGCGCGCCGCGCGCCAATTCGCGTAGCGGCTCATCAGATCGAGCGATCGGATCGCCCGTCCGGCCGACGCGTGGCACATGAGCCCCGCGGCGCGGGCACCGGCCGGCCCTGCGTTGTCGGGGCGGGCGTTCGCGAGCTCGGTGGCCATGAGCACGGGCGTTCCCGTGCGGGCGGCGATCTCTCCGGCGGCTTGCGCGTAGCGGGCGTCCTGGCGCTCGTGGAAGTCGACGATCCGTTCGAGCCCGTGGTCGGGGTAGAACCCGCCCTCGCGCAGCATGGCCGCTGTGTTCGACTGGATGCCGAGACCGAGGAAGAGCACGGCGTCGACGTCGGGGTGCGAGGCGGCGAGTTCGAGGATCTCCGGCACCGTGTCGCGCGTCTCGCCGCCGGCCATGTCGACCGGGTTGTTCCTGCTCCACCGCGGGGGGAGCTTCTCGTCGATCGCCGCATACAGGTCCGCGGGGAGCGGTGTGGCCTCGAGTCGGGTGCCACTCATCGCGTCGACCGCGGCGACGCCCCAGCCGCCGACGGTCGTCACCACGACGACCCGCGGCCCGGCGGGGAGCGGCTGGGTGGCGATCGTCGCGGCGACCTCGAACGCCTCCTCCACGTCGCGCGCCCGGATGAGACCGGCCTGGTGGCACATGCCGTCGAACACCGCGTCGTCGGATGCCAGCGCGCCCGTGTGGCTGGCCGCGGCGCGGGCTCCGGCATCGGAGGCCCCGCCCTTCACCACGACGACCGGCTTCCGTTCGGCGACGGCCTTCAGTCGTTCGAACATCTCGCGGCCGTCGTCGACCGACTCCATGTAGACGAGGCACACGCTCGTCTCGGGGTCGTCGGCGAACCACTCGACATAGTCGGCGATGCCGAGGACGGCGGCGTTGCCGGCGGCGACCGCCCGGCTGATGCCCACCCCGGTGTGGTGGGCGAGGTTGAGGAACGACGACACGAAGTTGCCCGACTGGCTGGCGACGGCGATCCGGCCGGCGGGGGCGTAGGGCGCGACGATCTGGGCGCACATCTTCGACGGCGTGGACACGACACCCTGGCCGTTGGGGCCGGCGACCGCGATGCCCAGGTCGTCGGCGAGGAGGACCAGTCGGCGCTCGGCCTCTGCGCCCTCCGGACCGGCCTCGCGATAACCGGCGGCGGCGAAGAAGGCGGCGGTCACGCCCTTGGCCGCCGCGGCCCGCAGGAGGTCCTCGTTGACTGCCTGTGGGGTGCAGATGAACACCATGTCGGCCCGGCCTGCGGGCACGTCGTCGATGGATCCGAGCACCGGTCGGCCGAGCACCTCGCCCGCCTCGCGGCCGACGGGGAAGACGTCGCCCTCGTAGCCCGAAGCGAGCAGATTGTGCAGCGTCACGAAACCGAACTTGCCGGGATGGTTCGAGACACCGGTGATGATGATCCCCTTCGGGTCGAAAAGGGCCGAGAGATTGCGGGTCACGATGTGCCCTCCGGGTCGACCTCGAGCAAAGCGTCGACCGCGATCGGCTTGCCGTCAACGAGGATCAGCGGGTTGAGGTCGGCCGAGCGGATCCCTCGCTCCTGCTCGCCGACCTTCGCCAGCGCCACGAGCGCGTCGGTCAGGGCCTCTCGATCGAGGGCCGGTTCGCCGCGGAATTCGTCGAGCAGGCGCTGGGTGGCGAGGTCGTCGATCATCTCTGCTGCGTCGACCGCGGTGATCGGCACGAGCCGGAAGACGACATCGCGGATCGCCTCGGCGAGGATGCCACCGATCCCGAGCATGATGGTCAGCCCGAACTGCGGGTCGTCGTTGAGCCCGGCGATCAGCTCGCGGTTGCCGGCGACCATGCTCGACACGAGGACCTCGACCGCGCCGTCCTCGGGGCGGGCGGCGGCCAGCAGATCGTCGCAGGCGGCTCGGAGGCCGGCCTCGTCGGGGATCCGGAGCCGCACGAGTCCCCGCTCGGTCTTGTGGGCGATCGCCCGACCGCACAGCTTCGCGACCACCGGGTAGACGACAGTGGGGTCGGCGGCGAGGGCGGCGACCACCTCGTCGGTGCTGGTGCCGGTCACGAACGGCGACACCGGGACGCCGTGGCGGGCCACGATCCGCCGAGATTCCGCTTCGGAAAGGGTGATGCTCACGGGCCTGGGTCTACCACGAGCGAACGTCGCGTCGGGCCGTCGAGCACCACCCTTCCTCGGCGTGCCGTCAGCCGGCCGCGTGATGCCGGCGGGTGTGCACCACACCGGCGGCGACCAGCACGGCCATGGCGGCGGCGGCGATCCACGCCGCGATCGCAGCGATGCCGGCGATACGGCCGATCGTCGACCACGCGTAAGTGTTGAGGAGCGCGCCCCGGAGCATCTCTCCTCGGAAGATCGAGTCGCGTTGGCCGGTGATCTCGTCGGCCGCCTCTTCGAGGGCCGCGATCTCGTCGGCATCGGCGCCGTTGGCGATCGCCTCGTTGAGCGCCGCATCGGCCGCCCGCTCAGGCCCGCTCAGCTCGGCGTAGGTCATCCCGCCGGCGATGCCCTCGACATGGCCCTTGATGTAGCTGGCGTAGGCCTCGGCCTCGTCCCCGGTGTCGACCAGTTCGTCGCCGTACTTGGCCAGGTCGTCGCGCCCCTGACCGGACAGTGCGTCGGCGCTGGGGAAGACGACATTCTGGGCGGCCAGCTCGTCGCCCACGTAGTCCTCTGCGAACCTGTTGCCCCACGACAGGAGGCCGCCGGCCACGAGCAGCACCACGACCACCACGGCGCCGAGCGCGGTGAGAATCTGGTCGAGACGATGTCGACTGAGTCGGATGGGTGTGTCGGTCATGGAACTGTCCTCCCTACGCGCCGGACCGGATCGCCCCGACGTCCCGACCGACGGTACGAACGACCGAGTCCGAGGTGCAGGGCCGAAAGTCCCGTCGGCGTCGGCTGGCTCGTCGGCAGCGCGAACTAGGGTCGCCCCATGAATGACGACGAGACGGTCGACCTCGGCTCTCCCTGCCTGGTCGCGACCTACGCCGACCACGTGCTGCGGGTGCGGATCGATCGGGTGGACCGCCGCAACTCGATGACCCAGGACATGTACCGCGGGGTGAAGCGCGCCGCGGTCATGGCCGACAGGGAAGCCGACATCGACGTGTTGGTCATCACCGGGACCGACGACGTGTTCTGCGTCGGCGGCGACATGGCGGGCAACTCGATCGACGACCCGACGCTCGCCGCAGAGTGGGATCCGACCGACCACTTCCCGTTCCGACACCTCGAGCGGTGCTCCGCAGCAGTGATCGCCGCCGTCAACGGACTCTGTTACGCGGGTGGACTCGACCTGATGCTGCACTGTGACTTCTCGATCGCCAAGGAGTCGGCGCGGTTTCGGGCACCGGAACTCCTCCGGGGTGCGCCCGATGTCTTCATGGCCACCCGGCTGGCGGACTGGGTCGGTCTGGGCAACGCCAAGTGGATCATGTTCGCGATGGAGGCGTTCGGGGCCGAACGGGCGATGCAGATGGGGCTGTTGCAGCAGGTCGTGCCCGACGACGACTTCGATGCCGCGGTCGACCGACTCGTCGAAGCAGTGACCAAGGGTGCACCGAAGAGTCGCTCTGTGATCAAGGACGACATCAACCGCCAGCTTCGTCCACACGACGCCCGGGTCTTCCAACGATCGATCATGAATCCCGAGATGCGCGAGGGCATGACCGCGTTCGTGGAGAAGCGCGACCCCGTCTGGCCCCGCGACTGAGCGGATCGACACGCTCGCCGGGGGTTCGTCCCGTCAGTCGGGCAGACGGCAGGCGTCGGTCGCGCCCGGCAGGCGGTGGCGATACTTCGCGACGAGGCGGTAGACGGGCCCGGCGAGCCACGAGATCGGCGGCGTGATGATCAGTCGCCCGACGATCGCCCAGGCTCCGCCGGCGGTCATGAGCGACAACCCGATCGCCCGGTGTCCCCGGTGGGCGGTGCCCGACTCGTCGATCCAGTAGGCGGCGGTGGTCACGTCGGCTTCGGTGAGACCGAGCTCGCCGAGGTCACACGACTGCCAGGGGACGACCGCGGCATGGCCGGACAGACGCGCCTCGATCCAGCGGGCCGAAGAGGTGCAGAACCCACAGTCGCCGTCGAACACGAGCACGAGGACAGTCTCGCAGCGAAAACGAAGAACACCGCCGGAGCGACC encodes:
- a CDS encoding DUF393 domain-containing protein — translated: MLVFDGDCGFCTSSARWIEARLSGHAAVVPWQSCDLGELGLTEADVTTAAYWIDESGTAHRGHRAIGLSLMTAGGAWAIVGRLIITPPISWLAGPVYRLVAKYRHRLPGATDACRLPD
- a CDS encoding acetate--CoA ligase family protein, yielding MSITLSEAESRRIVARHGVPVSPFVTGTSTDEVVAALAADPTVVYPVVAKLCGRAIAHKTERGLVRLRIPDEAGLRAACDDLLAAARPEDGAVEVLVSSMVAGNRELIAGLNDDPQFGLTIMLGIGGILAEAIRDVVFRLVPITAVDAAEMIDDLATQRLLDEFRGEPALDREALTDALVALAKVGEQERGIRSADLNPLILVDGKPIAVDALLEVDPEGTS
- a CDS encoding enoyl-CoA hydratase/isomerase family protein, whose protein sequence is MNDDETVDLGSPCLVATYADHVLRVRIDRVDRRNSMTQDMYRGVKRAAVMADREADIDVLVITGTDDVFCVGGDMAGNSIDDPTLAAEWDPTDHFPFRHLERCSAAVIAAVNGLCYAGGLDLMLHCDFSIAKESARFRAPELLRGAPDVFMATRLADWVGLGNAKWIMFAMEAFGAERAMQMGLLQQVVPDDDFDAAVDRLVEAVTKGAPKSRSVIKDDINRQLRPHDARVFQRSIMNPEMREGMTAFVEKRDPVWPRD
- a CDS encoding CoA-binding protein, coding for MTRNLSALFDPKGIIITGVSNHPGKFGFVTLHNLLASGYEGDVFPVGREAGEVLGRPVLGSIDDVPAGRADMVFICTPQAVNEDLLRAAAAKGVTAAFFAAAGYREAGPEGAEAERRLVLLADDLGIAVAGPNGQGVVSTPSKMCAQIVAPYAPAGRIAVASQSGNFVSSFLNLAHHTGVGISRAVAAGNAAVLGIADYVEWFADDPETSVCLVYMESVDDGREMFERLKAVAERKPVVVVKGGASDAGARAAASHTGALASDDAVFDGMCHQAGLIRARDVEEAFEVAATIATQPLPAGPRVVVVTTVGGWGVAAVDAMSGTRLEATPLPADLYAAIDEKLPPRWSRNNPVDMAGGETRDTVPEILELAASHPDVDAVLFLGLGIQSNTAAMLREGGFYPDHGLERIVDFHERQDARYAQAAGEIAARTGTPVLMATELANARPDNAGPAGARAAGLMCHASAGRAIRSLDLMSRYANWRAARGL